The following are encoded together in the Zingiber officinale cultivar Zhangliang chromosome 8A, Zo_v1.1, whole genome shotgun sequence genome:
- the LOC122011293 gene encoding transcription termination factor MTERF8, chloroplastic-like — translation MLHLHSLTRCRALLPSIQLRRVFFSTGASASSSVATASPDPHFLVEYLVNTCGFTADDASKVSKSRPRFRSAEKADAVLGFLKSQGLDGANLRKLITWMPKLFGWDVETNLAPKFKFLRDMGFSESDAVNAIMLHPAILSLSIQKTLLPKLKFWESLFGSKEILLKNLRKGNRFISNSIENVVRPNLNFLRDECGIPEERVSLAIKKHPSFIVLNPDTFRALVDRADGLGVPRGSRMFLWILYVLHAVSREKFEAQVKLMNSFGWSNSDFITAIKKYPQFLGLSIELLQRKMEFLVKDVGIAPSDIAYHPTPLGLSLEKRLIPRFRVMEILKSEGLWTSRNKIHGFLSSSGPKFLQKYVLPYQDMHPKLLEVLSCDV, via the coding sequence ATGCTTCACCTTCACTCCCTAACCCGCTGCCGTGCGCTCCTTCCATCGATCCAACTCCGTCGCGTCTTCTTCTCCACCGGCGCTTCCGCATCCTCCTCAGTCGCCACCGCTTCTCCCGATCCTCACTTCCTTGTCGAGTACCTCGTGAATACATGCGGGTTCACCGCCGACGATGCTTCCAAGGTCTCCAAGTCGCGCCCCCGTTTTCGGTCCGCCGAGAAGGCCGACGCCGTTCTTGGATTTCTCAAATCTCAGGGCCTTGATGGCGCGAATCTCAGAAAGCTAATAACTTGGATGCCAAAATTGTTCGGCTGGGATGTGGAGACGAACCTCGCTCCAAAGTTCAAATTTTTGCGCGACATGGGGTTCTCTGAGTCGGACGCCGTCAATGCCATTATGCTGCATCCCGCCATTCTTTCCCTCAGCATCCAGAAAACGCTTCTCCCCAAATTGAAGTTTTGGGAAAGTCTTTTTGGATCCAAGGAGATCCTCCTCAAGAATCTCCGGAAGGGTAACAGGTTTATAAGCAACAGCATTGAGAATGTGGTACGCCCGAACTTGAACTTTTTACGGGATGAATGTGGTATTCCTGAAGAGCGAGTTTCTCTTGCCATTAAAAAGCACCCCAGTTTCATCGTGCTGAACCCAGATACCTTCCGGGCTCTGGTCGATAGAGCTGACGGGCTTGGAGTTCCCCGGGGATCTAGAATGTTCCTCTggatcctttatgtgctgcacgCGGTCAGCAGGGAAAAATTTGAAGCCCAAGTAAAGCTCATGAACAGTTTTGGTTGGTCGAACTCCGATTTCATTACTGCAATCAAGAAATATCCACAATTTTTAGGCCTTTCCATAGAGTTATTGCAGAGAAAGATGGAATTTTTGGTCAAGGATGTTGGGATTGCACCTTCAGACATTGCTTACCACCCGACGCCTTTAGGATTAAGTTTGGAAAAGAGGTTAATTCCTcgatttcgtgtgatggagatATTGAAATCTGAAGGGTTATGGACGTCAAGAAACAAGATACATGGATTTTTATCATCATCTGGTCCAAAATTTTTGCAGAAGTATGTGCTCCCTTACCAAGATATGCACCCCAAACTTCTTGAAGTCTTGTCTTGTGACGTGTAG
- the LOC122011294 gene encoding transcription termination factor MTERF8, chloroplastic-like, with amino-acid sequence MLRSLVRRHPLPPSTQLRCVFFSTGTSVSSSGATASPDPHFLVEYLVNTCGFSADNASKVAKSLPRFQSTEKLDAALGFFRSQGLDGANLRKIISWRPGLLYGDVENRLAPKFKILRDMGLSESHIVNAVMRHPIILSLDVQNGLLPKLKVWESLFGSREILLRKLRGCSWFMSASIEKVVRPNLKFLRDECGIPEDRVSLVLKSLPGFIAQNPDALRALVDRTVGLGVPRGSGMFLWILFALHGVSREKFEAQLKLMNNFGWSNSDFITAIKKHPRILLLSIESLQRKMEFLVNDVGISPSDIAHCPVPLVLSLEKRLIPRFRIMEILKSEGLWTSTNKPHGVFSLSGPKFLQKFVQPYQSILPKLLEVL; translated from the coding sequence ATGCTTCGCTCCCTAGTCCGCCGCCATCCGCTCCCTCCGTCGACGCAACTCCGTTGCGTCTTCTTCTCCACCGGCACATCCGTCTCCTCCTCAGGCGCTACCGCTTCTCCAGATCCCCATTTCCTGGTCGAGTACCTCGTGAATACATGCGGGTTCTCCGCCGACAACGCTTCCAAGGTCGCAAAGTCGCTCCCCCGCTTTCAGTCCACCGAGAAGCTCGATGCTGCTCTTGGATTCTTCAGATCTCAGGGCCTTGATGGCGCTAATCTCAGAAAGATAATATCTTGGAGGCCAGGATTGCTCTACGGGGATGTGGAGAACAGACTCGCTCCAAAGTTCAAAATTTTGCGCGATATGGGGTTATCTGAGTCCCACATCGTCAATGCCGTAATGCGGCACCCCATCATTCTTTCTCTTGACGTCCAGAACGGGCTTCTTCCCAAATTGAAGGTTTGGGAAAGTTTATTTGGATCGAGGGAGATCCTCCTCAGGAAACTCCGGGGCTGTAGTTGGTTTATGAGCGCCAGCATTGAGAAAGTGGTACGCCCTAACTTGAAGTTCTTACGGGATGAATGTGGTATTCCTGAAGACCGGGTTTCTCTTGTCCTTAAAAGCCTCCCTGGCTTCATCGCGCAGAACCCAGATGCCCTCCGGGCTCTGGTAGATAGAACTGTGGGGCTTGGAGTTCCCCGTGGATCTGGAATGTTCCTCTGGATCCTTTTTGCGCTGCATGGGGTAAGCAGGGAAAAATTTGAGGCTCAACTCAAGCTCATGAACAATTTTGGTTGGTCGAACTCGGATTTCATTACTGCAATCAAGAAACACCCACGCATTTTACTCCTTTCCATAGAGTCATTGCAGAGAAAGATGGAGTTTTTGGTCAATGATGTTGGAATTTCACCTTCAGACATTGCTCACTGCCCGGTGCCTTTAGTGCTAAGTTTGGAAAAGAGGTTAATTCCTCGATTTCGCATTATGGAGATATTGAAATCTGAAGGGTTATGGACGTCAACAAACAAGCCACATGGAGTTTTCTCATTATCTGGCCCAAAGTTTTTGCAAAAGTTTGTGCAACCTTACCAATCTATACTCCCCAAACTTCTTGAAGTCTTGTGA